The genomic interval CTAAAAGTCTACAGCTTACCCGTTAACTAACTGGTGAAATAAGAACATATTGCGCAATACTTCTTCAACTTCGCCTCGCCAATTAACGTTCCGAGAACACCGTTTGAACAGCTTATTTGTAATAAGTGTGTTCAGGTTTACGAAGAATAACAACTTTACAAATAATAGTTTATCAGCAGAAATTAAAACAAAGTACTTGTTAAAAAGTGATTTAGGCGTTATAATATCAATTGTGTTTGCAAAGATTATTAATCGAATGCGCTCGTAGCTCAGCTGGATAGAGCACTGGTTTCCGGTACCAGGGGTCGGGGGTTCAAGTCCTCCCGGGCGCGCTATAATGAAGACAAGACAAGCGATGCACCTGATGCGAGTTCCTTGTCTTTTTTTGTGTAAATAAAGGATGAAGAATTCTCCTTCTTATCTAGCTGGTGTGTTTGACTCATGCCAGTGGAATTATTGGTGGTGAACATCAGTCAATACATAGTGTTTATGTTTGTTTTATAATATCGTTCATAATTTTTATTCTTTGAAGTTATACATAAATAAATACAGACTTCCCTAGTAAAAGGTTTATTTTCCCAATTATAGGGAATGATGATTAAAGAATTTTTTAGGGAGGATAGGCTACTTTTCATTTGACCTTTTTTGACCTATTAGTTATGATTAAATTATCCGATATATGGATGAATTAGCTATATAAGGAGGAAGAACACATGAATCTGATACCAACAGTTATTGAACAGACAAACCGTGGGGAACGTGCATATGATATTTACTCACGCCTTTTAAAAGACCGTATAATCATGCTTGGTAGCGGAATTGACGATAATGTGGCTAACACAATCGTTGCACAGCTACTCTTTTTGGAAGCGGAAGATCCGGATAAGGACATCTCTCTTTACATTAACTCACCAGGTGGCTCTATAACTGCCGGCATGGCAATTTATGACACAATGCAATTCATCAAATCCGATGTGTCAACAATCTGCACTGGTATGGCGGCATCAATGGGGGCATTTCTACTTGCAGCTGGTGAAAAAGGTAAACGTTATGCACTACCAAACAGTGAAGTGATGATTCACCAACCATTGGGCGGAACACAAGGTCAAGCATCTGACATTGAAATCCATGCGCGCCGTATTATTGAAATGCGCGAAAAACTGAACAAAATTCTGTCCGAACGCACTGGTCAACCAATAGAAGTAGTTGAACGGGATACAGATCGCGACAACTTCATGTCCGCTGAAGAGTCCAAGGAATATGGACTAATTGACAAAGTATTGAAGCGGCAATCCGATAAAAACTAATACTATTATAGAGAATTCGGCATTCGCTGCGTTTTATAAGTGGGTGCCGGATTTTTTGTGTACTTGAAAGGGCTGCATACACTTTCATACAGCCCTTTCATTCTATCAATTTACATCCAATTTTTTAGCAATCTGAAGTGACTTCCCGTTTATCATACGGTTGTTTTTGAAACAAAGGTAATTAAATTATGCAATGCTGTTTCTTCATCTGCGC from Lentibacillus cibarius carries:
- the clpP gene encoding ATP-dependent Clp endopeptidase proteolytic subunit ClpP, producing MNLIPTVIEQTNRGERAYDIYSRLLKDRIIMLGSGIDDNVANTIVAQLLFLEAEDPDKDISLYINSPGGSITAGMAIYDTMQFIKSDVSTICTGMAASMGAFLLAAGEKGKRYALPNSEVMIHQPLGGTQGQASDIEIHARRIIEMREKLNKILSERTGQPIEVVERDTDRDNFMSAEESKEYGLIDKVLKRQSDKN